Proteins encoded in a region of the Mixophyes fleayi isolate aMixFle1 chromosome 5, aMixFle1.hap1, whole genome shotgun sequence genome:
- the GEM gene encoding GTP-binding protein GEM — protein MTLNVTMRRSSTAVQNQQRWSIPADAKNINVQKNPNVHLNRNYTINHTMRPEDYYRRSWSSDSSDSVISSESGNTYYRVVLIGEHGVGKSTLASIFAGVPDTLDSDMLGENTYERNLMVDGESATLILIDMWENKTQDNWIHDHCMQVGDAYLIVYSITDRASFEKASELRIQLRRARQTEDIPIILVGNKSDLVRCREVSISEGRACAVVFDCKFIETSAAVQHNVKELFEGIVRQVRLRRDSKETNEKRLAYQKRRESIPKKARRFWGKIVAKKNKNMAFKLKSKSCHDLSVL, from the exons ATGACACTCAATGTGACCATGCGGCGCAGCAGCACGGCCGTCCAGAATCAGCAGCGCTGGAGTATCCCTGCCGACGCAAAGAACATTAATGTGCAGAAAAACCCCAACGTCCACCTTAATCGTAACTACACTATAAACCACACGATGAGACCGGAGGACTACTACAGGCGCAGCTGGTCATCAGACTCTTCAGATTCTGTCATCTCCTCGGAATCTGGGAATACCTACTACCGCGTGGTGCTTATTGGGGAGCATGGCGTGGGCAAGTCTACCCTGGCCAGTATATTCGCAGGAGTGCCAGACACTTTGGATagtgacatgttgggag AGAACACATATGAAAGGAACCTGATGGTGGATGGAGAAAGTGCGACGCTAATACTTATTGACATGTGGGAAAATAAG ACTCAGGACAACTGGATCCACGATCACTGTATGCAAGTGGGAGATGCCTATTTAATCGTATATTCCATCACGGACAGGGCGAGTTTTGAAAAGGCCTCAGAGCTGCGTATACAGCTGCGCCGGGCACGGCAGACAGAAGACATTCCTATCATACTTGTGGGCAACAAAAGTGACCTTGTCCGATGCCGAGAGGTTTCTATATCAG AGGGCAGAGCGTGCGCTGTGgtgtttgactgcaaattcatcGAAACTTCGGCAGCCGTCCAGCACAATGTGAAGGAATTGTTTGAGGGAATTGTTCGCCAGGTCCGTTTAAGGAGGGACAGCAAGGAGACAAATGAAAAGAGGTTGGCTTATCAGAAAAGGCGGGAAAGTATCCCAAAGAAAGCCAGGAGGTTTTGGGGGAAAATCGTcgccaagaaaaacaaaaacatggctTTTAAGCTAAAATCAAAGTCCTGCCATGACCTTTCTGTGCTATAA